A stretch of DNA from Pseudomonadales bacterium:
TTCGCCCCGTCGTGGCATTAGTCAAACTGCGCCGGATCCGTAGAATGTCCGCCTGGGCTGGCCTCTCCGGCATTGCGGGACTACGAATTTGGATCCACTTTCACAGGCAGCACTGGGTGCGGTGGTTGCCCAGAGCGCCGGTCAGCGCCAGCTGGGTCTGCGCGTGGTCGCGGTCGGCGCAGTCGCCGGCGCGATGCCCGACATCGATGTCCTGTTTTCGATCAACGGCGATTTTATCGACCAGCTCATCACCCATCGGGGTATCACCCATTCCCTGTTTTTCGCCCCGGTGGCGGGCCCTCTTCTGGGCTGGCTCGTCTGGAAAGCTGAACGACCGCCGGTACCCGGCACCGCGCACCAGGACCGCGTGCGCCTGTATCGATGGATTCTGGTTGTCAGTCTGGCGATTTTCTCCCATCCCCTGCTGGACCTGCTGACGCCGTACGGCACCCAGCTGCTGCAGCCTTTCAGCGATACCCGCTTCGCGATCAATGCGATGCCGATCATCGATCCCGTTTACACACTGCTGCTGCTGCTTGGCCTCGGCATCGCCTGGCGGTTCGCGAAGGCAGATGTTTCCAACAGCGTACCGGACACACCCGCGCGAGCCCGGCCAGCGCAGCTGACCGCCCTGTTGACTCTGATCCTTTCCACCGCCTATCTCGGCTGGGGTTGGGCGCTGAACCGTCATACGGAAGTCATCGCTGTGCAGCAGCTTGCCGCGCAGGGAATCAGACCCGTACGTCTGGCCGCTTTCCCGACCGTGCTGCAGATTCACTACCGGCGCGTGGTTGCACGTCTGCCGGATCAGGACCTGGTTGGTTACTACTCCAACTGGGCACCCTGTGAGATCACCTGGCGCGGCGCGACCAGCGCCGGGGGACCGCTGCTCGACAGCTACCGGAATACCAGGGAAGGACGGGTGTTCGACTGGTTTTCAATGGGCTGGACACACTACAGCCTGAGACCCGGCAGCGGTGGATATGATCTGATCGCCAGTGACCTGCGTTATGGTTTCGACGAGGATCCAGCCCGCAGCATATTTTCCCTGTCGACCAGACTCGATTTCACCGGGCTGATTCGCGCACCCATTGCCGTCGGTCGAGACATGAGAATGGACCCGGGAGACACGCTTGCGAATCTGCTGACAGCAACCTACACACCCGTGTGCCGGTTCCTGCAGTAACGGGAACCGGGGTGCGGTACAGGGCCCCATCCCGCACAATGCGCCGGGAGCGGCAGATGCGCCGGGAACGGCAGATGCGCCGGGAACGGCAGATGCGCCGGGAACGGCAGATGCGCCGGGAACGGCAGAGAAGGAGGATTCATTGAGCGACAGGCATTCTGCGCAGAGGGATGTGCGCCGGCAGAAGCAGGCGCGCCAGGCCAGTCGAGGCGATGCTGCTGTCACCATTGGCTTGACGGTCGGCCTGCTCGCGTTGTCCGTCATCCTCTTCGGCAGCGATTCATCCAGCGGCGCCAATCAGATCGCCCTGGTGATCGGTGCAGTGATCGCCACCATCGTCGGGATCAAGAACGGGCATACCTGGCAGGTGATCGAAGAGAACATTGTCGCAGGGATCGCGACCGCGCTGCCGGCGATCATGATTCTGTTTTCAGTGGGCAGTCTGATCGGTGCGTGGATGCTGTCTGGCACCGTGCCGACCATGATCTATTACGGACTACTGCTGCTCGATCCCGCTTTCTTCTACCCGGCCAGCTGCCTGCTCTGTGCAATCACCGCACTGTCCATCGGCAGTTCCTGGACCGTCGCCGGCACGCTCGGCATCGGTCTGATCGGGGTAGCAGCCGGCATGGGTCTTTCGGTGGAGATTACGGCAGGCGCGATCATCTCCGGCGCCTATTTCGGGGACAAGATGTCTCCCCTGTCTGATACCACCAATCTCGCCCCTGCGGTCACGGGTATCGACATTTTTACCCACATTCATCACATGGTCTGGACCACGGCACCCAGCTTTCTGGCAGCACTGGCCGGGTTTGCCGTCATCGGCCTGTCGGTATCCGCGGGTTCAGCGCCTGACACACTGCTGGCAACTCTGTCGGCACTTGATGAGAATTTCACAATCAATCCGGTCATGCTCACCCCGGTGCTGCTGGTGGTTTACCTGGCCTACCGGAAAACACCCGCGGTTGCATCGATCCTCGCCGGTGTCCTGGCGGGCGTGGTCGTGGCACTGCTGTTCCAGCACCCTGCCGTGATGGGATTGTCGGCAGACACCGAAACAGGCGCAGCCGCCGCGATGCTGAAGTCTGTATGGACCGTGCTCTTCAACGGCTACAGCGCGAATACGGGTAACAGTGCGCTCGACTCACTGCTGTCGCGTGGCGGCATGAGTTCGATGCTGAACACGGTGTGGCTCATCCTTGCCGCCCTGAGTTTCGGTGCGGCAATGGAGAAAGCCGGCATTCTGGAACGGGTCGTGCGCGGTCTTGTCGAACGTGTCCGCAGTGTCGGCGCTCTGATCGCGACTACGGTAGGAACCTGTGTGGGGGTGAATGCCCTCGCCGCGGATCAGTACATGTCCATCGTGATCACAGGCAGGATGTTCGGCGATGCCTACACAGAGCGGGGTCTCCATGCAAAAAACCTGGCGCGGACTCTGGAGGACGGTGGCACCATAACTTCACCCCTGGTGCCCTGGAATACCTGCGGTGCTTTCATGGCAGCAACCCTCGGTGTGCCCACCCTCGCCTACCTGCCGTTCTGCTTCTTCAATCTGATCAATCCGTTCGTCGCCATAGGCTACGGTTACGCGGGCTTCAGGATCGAACCCCTGGCAGTCGAGGACGAGAGAGCCGGAGTGGCGCCGGGGAGCCTCTGATCAGGTATTGAGCCGTACCGCCTCGCGCAGGCCCTGCAGAATCAGATCGGGAATGACCGCATCGAAAAGATCTTCGGCATCGAACAGATGCGCAAAACCGCCGGTAGATATCACCATCGGTGCTTCACTGTCGCGGAAGGCTTCGTCGGTGATACGGCGAACCAGTTCCTTCACCATGCCCACATTGCTCCAGTACAGGCCGTTCTGGATGCTCTCGACCGTGGATCGGCCAATCGCCGATTGCACCGGGACGATCTCCACTGAGGGCA
This window harbors:
- the nhaC gene encoding Na+/H+ antiporter NhaC yields the protein MSDRHSAQRDVRRQKQARQASRGDAAVTIGLTVGLLALSVILFGSDSSSGANQIALVIGAVIATIVGIKNGHTWQVIEENIVAGIATALPAIMILFSVGSLIGAWMLSGTVPTMIYYGLLLLDPAFFYPASCLLCAITALSIGSSWTVAGTLGIGLIGVAAGMGLSVEITAGAIISGAYFGDKMSPLSDTTNLAPAVTGIDIFTHIHHMVWTTAPSFLAALAGFAVIGLSVSAGSAPDTLLATLSALDENFTINPVMLTPVLLVVYLAYRKTPAVASILAGVLAGVVVALLFQHPAVMGLSADTETGAAAAMLKSVWTVLFNGYSANTGNSALDSLLSRGGMSSMLNTVWLILAALSFGAAMEKAGILERVVRGLVERVRSVGALIATTVGTCVGVNALAADQYMSIVITGRMFGDAYTERGLHAKNLARTLEDGGTITSPLVPWNTCGAFMAATLGVPTLAYLPFCFFNLINPFVAIGYGYAGFRIEPLAVEDERAGVAPGSL
- a CDS encoding metal-dependent hydrolase, producing the protein MDPLSQAALGAVVAQSAGQRQLGLRVVAVGAVAGAMPDIDVLFSINGDFIDQLITHRGITHSLFFAPVAGPLLGWLVWKAERPPVPGTAHQDRVRLYRWILVVSLAIFSHPLLDLLTPYGTQLLQPFSDTRFAINAMPIIDPVYTLLLLLGLGIAWRFAKADVSNSVPDTPARARPAQLTALLTLILSTAYLGWGWALNRHTEVIAVQQLAAQGIRPVRLAAFPTVLQIHYRRVVARLPDQDLVGYYSNWAPCEITWRGATSAGGPLLDSYRNTREGRVFDWFSMGWTHYSLRPGSGGYDLIASDLRYGFDEDPARSIFSLSTRLDFTGLIRAPIAVGRDMRMDPGDTLANLLTATYTPVCRFLQ